The Dioscorea cayenensis subsp. rotundata cultivar TDr96_F1 chromosome 11, TDr96_F1_v2_PseudoChromosome.rev07_lg8_w22 25.fasta, whole genome shotgun sequence genomic interval TGCATTGATGTGTATGAACTGATTTGATTTTACCATACATTAACTTTTCTTTACTGGAATGGAATAAGATGGTTAGAAGTCTTTATATGGAACTTCTCCTAGTTATGTGcttatattatggagagttcaAATACCGTCTTGTTTTTCTCGTTTGTCTTTTTGTTTCCAACCTAACTTAACTTCTTTTAGTTTCAACAATTGGGCACTTGACATCActtgcattctttgatttgcAGTCAGAAGTGAACTTTTTAGGAAGGCTCTCTCATCCAAACCTCGTCAAGCTCTTGGGCTATTGTTTGGAGGAGAAGGAGCTCCTCCTTGTTTACGAGTTCATGGCGAAAGGGAGTTTAGAAAATCACCTCTTCAGAAGTgagttttatataatataagaaatCTTGCTTATTTTTGAGAGTCGGATATCATGGAATTCTTCCCATCTTGAAATGTTGGTATCAACTCAACTTTGATTTTTGAACCAAAGCATCATATTCCCTTCACATGTCTTTCAATTTTGAGAAACCCAACTATGCTTTATTCTGTTGTGAATCTTCATTGCCTGTTGTTTCATGATTCTCTTTTCCCATTGTAAAATCATACTCTTATTATCCTTGAACTCTGCCAATACTATTTATGAAATAAGTACGATACAATATTTggcattcatatattttttgcTTAGGAACATGCATACATTTGCTCGAGTGTCTCTAGAATTTGCTTGCTCCAGGAGGGTAGTTCTTTATTTGTTAACACAGTGCACCTTCTATGCTGAGACCTTCTTTGTAAACTTTTAGTTTGACTTAAATAGAGATATCATTTACTTGCAGGAGGTGCGGCTTTTGATCCATTGTCATGGAACCTAAGGCTTAAAATAGCCATAGGAGCAGCTCGAGGACTTGCATTCTTACATACATCAGAAAAGCAAATCATATACCGGGATTTTAAAGCATCTAACATCCTTCTGGATACTGTATTTCTTAATACTCTTAAttatcaaacttcaattttcttttcaagcAGAAATGGTTTAATCATGCCTCTTCctcttgattttgtttacagAATTACAATGCGAAGTTATCCGACTTTGGTTTAGCAAAGCATGGCCCAACCGGTGGGGACTCTCATGTCACAACTAGAGTAATGGGAACGTATGGATATGCAGCTCCAGAATATGTCGCTACTGGTATGTATGATTGGTGGTGTTGAATGGGGTGTGGGGTCTTTGAAGACCATTTGagccataaaaaataaaacaaaaaattattacgCATAGCATCACCTATCAGAACGAAGATTTGTGTGCTTTGTCCTAACCTTCCGTGGTCCTCCATTATAGTCCACCATATGTTCCATAATTCCATAAGCCAATTTGACAAACACGGGTCAAGTTATGCGCTCTTATTTGTTTGAAAGCTCAAAAAATGTCAAATTTCTTTAGCTATTTAATCAAGATTGACACTAAGATGTTTGTTCTTTCTGTTCAGGTCATCTTTACGTGAAGAGTGATGTATACGGTTTCGGAGTAGTGTTGTTGGAAATGCTTTCTGGTCAGCGAGCGCTCGATACAAATCGGCCGAGTGGGCAACACAACTTGGTAGACTGGGCTAAACCATATCTCTCTGACCGTCGGAAATTGGCCCGTCTAATGGACCCAAGGCTTGAAGGACAGTATCCGTCAAAAGGTGTTCTTCATGCAGCTCAGCTCACTTTGAAGTGCCTCGCCTCGGAACCTAGGAACCGTCCATCAATGAAGGAAGTCGTTGAGACTCTAGAACAGATTGAAGCAATCAAAAGTAGATCAAAAGATAGTACTAAAGATGCAACAGCACCACGCCATGCATCTCGACGTCCCGCCCAGAGCCCTGTGCACCACCGCTCACCGCTCCATCCTAAGCATGACGGAACAGGATCAGGTGTCCGGGTCAATCACCATTCTCCGAAATTGAGATGACGAAACTATCTTTTAAATTTCAGTTTTGTCAGATGTGACCTTTTATTGTTCTCAATTATTGTGACAGGAGTTTATTGAGATGTAAGATTGGACAAATGACTTTGTTCCGAGATTGATTAATGTAACTAAATAAGAGTAATGGTATTGGGAATTTGAGATTGACTTCAAATTGTAAAGATCAGCTGAGTTGGAAGTGTAATTTAGttgtttgcttgtttttgtttagtttttgtcAGCAGTAGTACAAGATTTAAAATTCagttttgatattatttatttttttgaactaCTTCGTTTGAATAAAATGCACCAACGGTTGTGATGCAATCCATCATGTTCTCATTGTAAGATCTTGGCCGTTCATTGCTTCGTTTACCGTtgggctctctctctctctctcacacacacacacacacacacacacacgcaaatGTCTTTAGCTTCGAGATGCATCGCGAGCTGTGGATTCATCCTGCTGATCTTCTTCTTTGAGGCAAGAAACCATGCTCTTTGCCCCACTTTGattctttcttgttcttgttttgaagaatttttggttgattttggcTTCGGCTTCGATGTTGCTGTCTCTTCTTGAGTTTTTTGCGTTTTTTCTGATCGATTTTTTGATCTGTGGTTCTTGTTTGTGTTCTTGAATGTTTGAATCTATTGGGACGGTAGGGTATTGATTCCAGGACCAAATTGATTTAGCTTTTTGAGGTTTTGTGCTTTtctgttgtttgttttgtttgattctAGGGATTCAGATATGATTTCGAAGAAGAGAGCTGGGTTTTATTCATGAGCTTGAGATGAAATGGTTTCTTGAATGTTGATAGTGTCCAGGTTattctgagtttttttttttttcaattatcgGAGGTTTGAAAAATGAAACTCGTTGCAAATGGTTAGATGTGAATTTTCTGATGCTAAGTCTGTGGTtaggttttattatttgtttttgattctTGAAATTTCAAGAAACTGCAGCGGTTTTGAAGTTTTCTTGGTGTTCTCATTCTAGAGTGTGCTTTATAAGAAGAAATGTGGATTTCAGACTTTAGATGAATTGATTTCTTGAATGCTATCTGAGAAATTTCTCAATCAGAGAGCTGAAATTGTTGATTTCTGAGATACCTGAATTTTGTGGTTATATGTTGTTCTGCAGGTCCTGATTTCATCTCCCCAGTAAGATCAGAAATTTCTTGTGTTTCAGCAACTGTTCATGGAAGTCAAAGGTAAGATTATTAGTGGTTATCTCCTTTTAGAGTTTACTGTAGAATAGTGGCAATAGACTGCAATACTCCATAGTTTATAAACCCTTTCTATGTATATTTTCAGTTACATGTTTCATGGTTTTATAGGAATATTGGCAACAGAATGCAATGCTTCATGAAATCTTTCATCTGGGCAGtttttgttatcctttttgtgGTATGTTATAGGTTTGCAGCCCTTGTTAAATTGTTTATGTTATCTTCGTGATTGTTATTTGCGTCTCTTTCCCTGAAGTTAGCATCACTCAAGGTAACACCTTTTAATTTACAGTGCAAGAAGTTTCCGAAGGTTTGGGCTTATTCCTGATTGTGGACACTGCAATGAAAACGAGGTTATAGATTATTTACTTTTACACTCCTGCAAATAACATTTTGCTAGGTTTTCTCTCTAATATTCCTGCAGATATCATTTTGCCGGGTCTCTCTATGTATCATGAACTTCATAATACCATCCATGTAGAGAGCATTGATCACTTCAAGTGTCTCAACTCTTCTTATTGCTCAGTTCTCCTCCAAATGGAATCCTCTAGTCTCAGGCAATTTTACTTTGGAGCAAAGCACCCTCCATCTGTGTCTGCTGGAGATGATAACCTCAAATTCAGAAATCCCAAGTACTTGTCCCTGCTCAACCATCCCAGAGCTGTATCCAAAGCTGGATAAGATATTCtttcttgatgatgatgttgttgttcAGAAGGATTTGACTGCACTCTGGTCCGTTGATATGAAGGGGATGGTGAATGGTGCCGTGGAAACCTGCAAATCGGGTGTTCACCGGTATCAACAATATCTCAATTTCTCCCACCCTATAATTCATCAGAACTTTGATCCTAAGGCTTGTTGATGGGCATTTGGAATGAATATCTTTGACTTGAAGGAATGGAGGTTGCACAACCTTACTCAAACGTACCATTACTGGCAAGATCTGGTAAGTGATTTTTTTCCATTGATTAGTTCCTCCTTCTGGTAGTGTTTGGATGAAGAATTAGGTGGCTTGAGAGATTAAGAACAAggtcagtttttttttcttaattaataagTTTAACTCTTATTCCATGATTAAGTTGATTTATGTGAAAAGTGAGATTAGGTTAGTATGGATTAAAATATCTTATTCTGAAATAAGGCTTTTCAATCCAGGTTAAGTAAATTTAATGTTAAAGTcagtctttcttttgttttcttttctttttttcttctaataatGTTTAGCTCTTAATTCATAATCAAGTTAATCTATGTGACAAATGAGATTAGCATAATAGGGATTGAAACCTTTTAgcaaataagttttttaatcAGGATTTAGTAAACCTAATTGGTATTTGGCTCTTCACAGAGGAATAAGAGGTTTAAATCTATCCAAAGAATACCTTTGAATTTCAAAGGTTTCTTTACTGGGGACATAGCATTCATCAGACAATTGACTGGGGACATAGCATTCATCAGACAATTGAGTGGTGTATTAATGCTTATCATTGCATATAGTATACAAtacaataatattatattaaggTTTAGCAGATTTTGAGAATTTCAGTTCTTGAGATACCATTCTATTGGCATGTCTGACCAAATTAGATAATGTTGTGATTGTAGAACGAGGAAAGGCAGCTGTGGAAACTGGGCTCATTGCCTCCAGGTCTGCTAACGTTTTACAAATTGACGTATCCCACTGGATCAACGTTGGCACTTGTTGAAGCTGGCATACAATGGATCTATCAAGCAGGGTGACATTGACAGAGCTGCTGTCATTCACTACAATGGCATTTACAAGCCTTGGCTGGACATCACCTACTCCAGGTTTGTTCCTTACTGGTCCAAGTATGTTCACCGCCCAAGCCCTTACTTTCACCTTTGCATCAAGAAGCTTACTACTCTCTGAACTTGTAGATATAGATGTAGATTTAGATATAGCATGtcaatttttcaaacaaaacctgaTGGCTCATTGCCTAACTGGTAGAAAAAGAAGCTCAGCTCATATCAACTTACAATTCATTAGTATATACTTTTGTAGATCTTGATGTAGACTTAGAGGCATATATAGTATGTGGAATATCAAACCAAACCAGCATTTGTAGAAAAGCTAGAAACCATTATATTTCTAAGTTTCtaaatttgcatattttttgTTACCAGTAACCCACTCAACATCGGTTTGTTTTTCAGCAacttaaacaaacaaacaaacactaaTCACAATTATCAACTGaacaaatcatcaaatatttgaCTTTATtatcagaaattaaaaagaaaaatattgtaaCATGATGTCAAAAATATTAAGACATAACCACTCATATCATGGAGGGGTGAGCATGGGACAATAAGAATTAATTTGAGCAGCAGTATAAAATCCTCTGGTGTTTGTCACATTCATAATTTCTCGAAGGGTCTTATTGTTAAGATTGTATGAGTAGATTCTAGGAATAGCCCTTCGGACAATTTGGTATATTTCTGAGTCAAATTTGGGAACAGTCATAGTAAATAACAGTTCATAATCTTCTGATCTTTCTCCTAAAACCATATGAATTGGTGCAAGTGCAGATGCATGATCTTGTCCTTCGTAATGCTTTTCTATCTGATCCCACAaataatcttcttcttcatattcaCCTTCTTCTATAATCATTTGTCTCCGTGATAGTGTCGGAGGAGGAATTATATCTCTCATAAATTTGAGatcaatgaaatgcaagagATTCCATCCAGTGAAGTCTTCTTTCATctgcattattttaaaaataaaatcatattgttTTTGTTCCATAACCAAGTGCAAACGCCCTTGACACTCTCCAAAATATAAGCTTTCTTGATAGAAGTCATCACAATGATCTGGCAATGCTAGCTTTTGTACTATTAAACTTTCTACGTTTAAAGAAAATACAGACCATTTGTTATCAATCTGAAGTACCCAATAAACCGTTCTGTTCAAAAATATGCCTTTTTTCTGTTGTTTATGGATCAATTCACCCATTGGAAATGAATATATGAACTTCCATGATTGAGTGTAGCTGATGTACATTCTGATTTGATAAGAAAAGGTGGAAgtattaaatgaaaacattatgAGTTTATGATTCGGAGTGAGAATGACATCTACAGGAGACCAGCATCGTTTGACTTGAGAAATTCGTTTGTATTGCATCGTCATGGGATTATATATGTAGATGAACTCAAATGAGGATCGGAATTCAGATTCTTCCCACATAACCGGGCAAATGAGTAAACCATAAAAAGAACGTAAAACATAAACATTTAGGTTTAAGCCAATTCTGATGCTTTCAGCATCATGTTTGAGGATGGAAAGGGAGAGATCTGGGGCTGAGGAGAGTGCAccatcaaataaataagaacagtGAGTTTCTGGATTTGAACATATAAAACCTGCATTGTTGTAAAAATTGCAATTGTTTGCATGCGATTTGATGAAATATGGATCTGAAATAACGGACTGCCATAGTTTGCTCACACCCTTGAATCGTACCACAGACCGTGCTGGAAGTAGGGAAAGGATTGTAAACAAAACGTCACAGTTAATGGCCAACATTGGAAGAatcttaagcttttgctttcaCTAGATTGTGAAGAATTTGATCTATAATCTATCAATATGtatctattaatatttataggtacacatatatatatgtatatatcggATATATATTTCTAAAGATAGGATAATTACACACTTATATTCGACTTGTGTTCAAATGGATGATTCTATTCCTATTGGATATATTCTAAGAATATAATTTCAAATCAAACCAGCATTTGTAGAAGCTAGAAACCATTATCAAGAAACTAGAAGCTAGAAGGAAGGTGATTATCAAATTAATAGTACAAGGGCTcattttttgtgtgtgtttgtggtTTTTCAAAACTAAGAAATGCAttgcaaacaaaataattaatgtgttgttttttaaataagtcaACTAACATTTGTTTtctgtattttgaaaaataaaaaacccctGTAACAACTtgaaaacatttgattaataatattatGGCTTAAATgcttttgttgaaaaatatattttgggtaCTAATTAATCTCTTCCAAACCATGCTAAATAGCTTctgcatgtttttttaaaggcaaattcacttaaaaaatttgttcatgttatttgttattttacaatattaaaatgctatatatatatatatatatatatatatataattgtgtcCTAAGTCCTAACACGAGCTGTTTctgtttatttaaaaagtatCTTTAGAAAAAACATAGTTTTTGTAAGATTCTATGTTTTAGAATTCAAACTAAAGAACTTTAAATGTGGATGTGAATTGCAAACCAAACGTGATGGCTGGGTAATAAGTCATCAGTCTCCACCTCTGTTGAGAATAGAAATAGAGGTTCTTATCATACTAGTCTTTGAAGATGTAGACTTGGATGTAGACCTGAAACTCCAAACCTTCCCAGATAGTGATAGCTATTGAGACTAATCAACATGCCACTCAGTCAGTCTTCGTCTTCACAGAAACTAGAAAATGGaagcaaataatatatatatttatcttttattttattatttatgattacACATACTGATcggtaaaaatttttttaatgatttacaAATTCCAATAATTATGCACATCCATCTTTCTAGCCATTTTAACTGTATGATGACAAAAAGAACAAtaattcaaagaaacaacttAGCCGCCTTTGACCACACTAAGATACAACTCGTCCTTCACACTAGCCACAAAGAGGCTCCTGTAATTTGAGCCTCTGTTTCTCATTGGCCTATATATTATACTGGCCATAGTTTTACCAAATAGGAAGGAAGCACATAACCACTATAGAAGTTATCTTTCATTCATGGCCAACCAATACCATCCATTCCTTCTCCTATGccttctccttcctcttctttcCATAGCTTCTTCTTCCTCCCATAAACATCATCAAGACCATCCAGCCTTAAAATCCCTACACTTCTCCCTCTACCAACATGAAACCATCAACCAAACCGGTTATATTATCGTCAACGGTGTCGCCGGAGCTGGAGTTGGCCAAACTACCACCCCTTTCGGCACCATATTTGTCTTCAATGATAAAATGACCACCAAACCGGACTCGAACTCTAATGTAAAAGGCATCGCCGAAGGCACTTCTATAACTTCTAGTTTGGATGGCCTCCGGAGTGTATCTTATGCTAAGATCACACTCAAAATCAATGGGTACCAAGGCTCCATTTCCATTGTCGGAGGTACTCATAATATTAAGCCTGCAGACCACCCTGTTGTTGGAGGCACTGGGGACTTTATGTTTGTTCAAGGCTTTGTCAGGTCATCACCGGTTGATCTCCAGGGTGTGACTGTTGTTTATAAAATTGAGTTCCATCTCTATTGGCCTCCTTATGCTGCTGCTGTCCATGGTTTTTGAAGTGAACTTCAGTTGGGTAGTTAGAACTAAATAAGTCTTGTTTACGTTGGATGCCTTGTACCAgtcatgaaatatatatatatatatatgtatgtatgtatgtatttatcaGAACTatttattcttgatatttattggCTTTCCTTGACTTTGTTCCTTTCCGTTTCGCTTCTGTTGATTTATATTATCTTTCTTTCTAATGAAtcgtggtttatttatttattttaaaaacaaattattgtcacatcacatacatatatatacacactgtGCATACTAGAATTTTCTGTGGGAAACCTACATGTCTCTTGAGTGAGTTGTACTTGGAATTATTCTGGTTGTCTTGGAAGTGTTTTCTTCTCAGTCTATGGGTCTTTGATAACTGGTATTTCATACATATGATTatcaactaattttttattatttggttgagattttcttgttttcttatgtAAGGATTAGCTTGTGTTTGATGCCAAACTAAGGAGAAAATTGTTTCTGATTATTAAAGATATTTGCTATTActtattaatcataaaaatcattGTGGGTTTATagagtaaaaaaatataggaaaaagtatataaaattattttttatatttatatcaagTAGATGAatgattgtatattttttatttataaaaattatatttgcatATAAAGATGCTACTCTGGTCTCTTGAAAATGGGTATCCACATGTAGACTTAGACGTGAAATTTCAAGCCGAATGTGAATGTTGATGGACGAGTTAGTCAATCTGCCCCATAAACTATACAAATGGAGGCTTAATGTTGACCAATAAGTCAGTAATTAggctttttttataaattagaaaacaaaagctcgaattaaacttaaaattgaCTGATTTGCTCAAcgactttaaaaataataataatgaagaagatgaattcATATACTGATGCAACTGATCCATCAAATCATAATTTTGCATATGTCATAAACATATAACCATTAATTTTTGTGCATTGTTATCCCTTCAAACCATTAAGTTTACCATATACTctcaaaatcaacatttttttatttattttttgacagaGGACGATAAACGTCACGGTTCCCCCACTGAGGAAAGTCAATGACAAACACCAGAGCATCGCTCCACAGCACCGTCACCCAAGCACAAAGTATTATGCAGAGCAAACCTCAAACATGCAACCCCCATAAAACTCTTGCGGACCTGGTACCACTAGGCCATTAGGTCGGTGGTTCTCAAAATCAATATTCaaccattttttaatttaatattaatatcttGTTCTTTCACATAGCTTGCCAAcccattagtttttttttttcaaaaatctgtAAAATCTGTGTgaagttatttatattttatatatctatctatTAAATAAATACTAGGCATTTTTCCCAGCTTCACATcggaaattttaaaattttgtgagga includes:
- the LOC120272111 gene encoding probable serine/threonine-protein kinase PIX13, producing MGNCLDSSEKSISSEPSTFNAGSSTTTTASKFSSISSTTTLGLSTGSDFSVSEKCQIAPQGQILEVPNLRIFTFAELRSATRNFKPDSVLGEGGFGTVFKGWLDEKTLAPAKSGAGMVVAVKKLNPESMQGFEEWQSEVNFLGRLSHPNLVKLLGYCLEEKELLLVYEFMAKGSLENHLFRRGAAFDPLSWNLRLKIAIGAARGLAFLHTSEKQIIYRDFKASNILLDTNYNAKLSDFGLAKHGPTGGDSHVTTRVMGTYGYAAPEYVATGHLYVKSDVYGFGVVLLEMLSGQRALDTNRPSGQHNLVDWAKPYLSDRRKLARLMDPRLEGQYPSKGVLHAAQLTLKCLASEPRNRPSMKEVVETLEQIEAIKSRSKDSTKDATAPRHASRRPAQSPVHHRSPLHPKHDGTGSGVRVNHHSPKLR
- the LOC120272547 gene encoding dirigent protein 11-like encodes the protein MANQYHPFLLLCLLLPLLSIASSSSHKHHQDHPALKSLHFSLYQHETINQTGYIIVNGVAGAGVGQTTTPFGTIFVFNDKMTTKPDSNSNVKGIAEGTSITSSLDGLRSVSYAKITLKINGYQGSISIVGGTHNIKPADHPVVGGTGDFMFVQGFVRSSPVDLQGVTVVYKIEFHLYWPPYAAAVHGF